One Lysobacter silvisoli DNA window includes the following coding sequences:
- a CDS encoding MFS transporter: MTSKPPLSFWQIWNMCFGFLGIQFGFALQNANVSRIFQTLGASMEAIPMLWIAAPLTGLIVQPIVGYLSDRTWTPLGRRRPYFLIGAVLATLALFAMPNSPTLWIAAGLLWMLDASINISMEPFRAFVGDQLPTRQRAGGYAMQSFFIGVGSVIASLLPYLLAHYGVANTAAAGQVPDTVRYAFYFGGAVLLLSVGWTVLRTREYPPEVLRAHDSAPRPPVRELDGARVRRSGLIWLIVGIAAALLVYLRALDPQLYLLAALIGGYGLALLTVTQLHRDSAFARIVGDLHGMPAQMRRLAVVQFFSWFALFAMWIYTTAAVTQVHYGSSDPASAAYNEGANWVGVLFAAYNGFAALAAIAIPWMARRLGLRWSHLINLALGGLGLLSFLLIRDPQWLLLSMLGVGFAWASILSLPYALLADSVPAEKMGVFMGIFNFFIVIPQLVAASLLGFLLKLAFDGRPMAALAIGGVSLMIAGLCVLWVREPGAEAAR, from the coding sequence ATGACGTCCAAACCGCCGCTGTCGTTCTGGCAGATCTGGAACATGTGTTTCGGCTTCCTGGGCATCCAGTTCGGTTTCGCCCTGCAGAACGCCAACGTCAGCCGCATCTTCCAGACCCTGGGCGCGAGCATGGAGGCGATCCCCATGCTGTGGATCGCCGCGCCGCTGACCGGGCTGATCGTGCAGCCCATCGTCGGCTATCTGTCCGACCGCACCTGGACCCCGCTGGGCCGGCGCCGCCCCTATTTCCTGATCGGCGCGGTGCTGGCCACGCTGGCGCTGTTCGCCATGCCCAACTCGCCCACGCTGTGGATCGCCGCCGGCCTGCTGTGGATGCTGGACGCGTCGATCAACATCTCGATGGAACCGTTCCGCGCCTTCGTCGGCGACCAGCTGCCGACCCGGCAGCGCGCGGGCGGCTATGCCATGCAGAGTTTCTTCATCGGCGTGGGCTCGGTGATCGCCAGCCTGCTGCCTTACCTGCTGGCCCACTACGGCGTGGCCAACACCGCCGCCGCCGGGCAGGTGCCCGACACCGTGCGCTACGCGTTCTATTTCGGTGGCGCGGTGCTGCTGCTGTCGGTGGGCTGGACCGTACTGCGCACGCGCGAGTACCCGCCGGAGGTGCTGCGTGCGCACGACAGCGCGCCGCGGCCGCCGGTGCGCGAGCTGGACGGCGCACGCGTGCGCCGCAGCGGCCTGATCTGGCTGATCGTGGGCATCGCCGCGGCGCTGCTGGTGTACCTGCGCGCCCTGGACCCGCAACTGTATCTGCTGGCCGCGCTGATCGGCGGTTATGGGCTGGCGTTGCTGACGGTGACGCAGCTGCACCGCGACAGCGCCTTCGCCCGCATCGTCGGCGACCTGCACGGCATGCCCGCGCAGATGCGGCGCCTGGCCGTGGTCCAGTTTTTTTCCTGGTTCGCCCTGTTCGCGATGTGGATCTACACCACCGCGGCCGTCACCCAGGTCCACTACGGCAGCAGCGATCCGGCCTCGGCCGCGTACAACGAAGGCGCGAACTGGGTGGGCGTGCTGTTCGCCGCCTATAACGGTTTCGCTGCGCTGGCGGCCATCGCGATCCCGTGGATGGCGCGGCGCCTGGGCCTGCGCTGGAGCCATCTGATCAATCTCGCCCTGGGCGGCTTGGGCCTGCTATCGTTCCTGCTGATCCGCGACCCGCAGTGGCTGCTGCTGTCCATGCTCGGCGTGGGCTTCGCCTGGGCCTCGATCCTGTCGCTGCCCTATGCGCTGCTGGCCGACAGCGTGCCAGCGGAGAAGATGGGCGTGTTCATGGGCATCTTCAATTTCTTCATCGTGATCCCGCAGCTGGTCGCGGCCAGTCTGCTGGGCTTTCTGCTCAAGCTGGCCTTCGACGGCCGACCGATGGCCGCGCTGGCCATCGGCGGCGTCAGCCTGATGATCGCCGGGCTGTGCGTGCTATGGGTGCGCGAGCCGGGCGCGGAGGCGGCACGATGA